A genomic segment from Thamnophis elegans isolate rThaEle1 chromosome 3, rThaEle1.pri, whole genome shotgun sequence encodes:
- the HTR2A gene encoding 5-hydroxytryptamine receptor 2A yields MYSPVSEFLEMDIFSEEWSMNLIAHSLLELSQARKFNRSVLTSEEINKSCLCNVTADFDHTTNCPCEGNLTTSLFPILHEKNWPALLTIIVIIITIFGNILVILAVSLEKKLHNATNYFLMSLAITDMLLGFLVMPISMLTILYEYRWPLPRNLCAVWIYFDVLFSTASIMHLCAISLDRYIAIQNPIHHSRFNSRTKALAKIALVWTVSISISMPVLIFGFHDNSKVFKNGSCFLVEEKFVLIGSFVAFFIPLVIMVITYFLTIKSLQKEATSCMNDLDSKPGSFRFFPQSSLSLDKQFTHSLNKESGTFKRRKMQSISNEQKASKVLGIVFFLFVVMWCPFFITNVMIAFCKEACYKDVIEDLLNIFVWIGYLSSAVNPLIYTLFSKTYRSAFVRYLQCHYKEKKKPMQSFLVNTIPTVVYNSHQLTQMKCLRKESKLMATGTSEIHDLDETLKSKVSNMNEKVSCL; encoded by the exons aTGTACTCACCAGTTTCAGAATTTTTAGAAATGGATATTTTTTCTGAAGAATGGTCTATGAACCTAATAGCACATTCCTTACTAGAATTAAGCCAAGCTAGAAAATTCAACAGAAGTGTACTTACATCTGAAGAAATTAACAAGTCTTGTTTATGCAATGTGACTGCAGACTTTGATCATACAACAAACTGTCCTTGTGAAGGGAACCTGACTACATCATTATTTCCTATTCTTCATGAGAAAAACTGGCCTGCTCTTTTAACTATTATTGTGATTATTATAACCATTTTTGGAAATATTCTAGTCATCTTGGCTGTCTCACTAGAAAAGAAGTTGCACAATGCCACAAATTATTTCCTGATGTCACTTGCAATAACTGATATGCTCTTGGGTTTTCTTGTCATGCCGATATCAATGCTAACTATATTATATG AATATAGATGGCCACTGCCCAGGAACCTCTGTGCTGTGTGGATTTATTTTGATGTGCTTTTCTCCACTGCCTCCATCATGCATCTCTGTGCCATATCTCTGGATCGCTATATTGCCATTCAAAATCCCATTCATCACAGCCGGTTTAACTCCAGAACAAAGGCCTTGGCAAAAATTGCTCTTGTTTGGACAGTATCAATAA GTATTTCAATGCCAGTTCTTATATTTGGATTCCATGATAATTCTAAAGTTTTCAAGAATGGAAGCTGTTTTCTTGTGGAAGAGAAGTTTGTTTTAATTGGTTCTTTTGTAGCATTTTTTATTCCACTTGTTATCATGGTGATCACCTATTTTTTAACTATAAAATCTCTTCAGAAAGAAGCCACATCATGCATGAATGATCTTGATTCAAAACCTGGCTCATTCAGGTTTTTTCCTCAAAGTTCTCTTTCTTTGGATAAGCAGTTTACGCACTCTCTGAACAAAGAATCAGGAACTTTTAAAAGGAGAAAGATGCAATCAATAAGTAATGAACAGAAAGCATCCAAGGTACTTGGCATTGTCTTTTTCCTGTTTGTGGTAATGTGGTGTCCTTTTTTCATCACAAATGTGATGATAGCTTTTTGCAAGGAGGCGTGTTACAAAGATGTAATTGAGGATCTGCTTAACATTTTTGTTTGGATTGGCTACCTTTCTTCAGCAGTCAACCCACTTATATATACATTATTCAGTAAAACCTACCGATCCGCTTTTGTACGTTACCTCCAATGTCattacaaagagaaaaagaaacctaTGCAGTCGTTCTTAGTGAACACTATTCCTACTGTTGTGTACAACTCACATCAGTTAACACAAATGAAATGTTTAAGAAAGGAATCTAAGTTGATGGCTACAGGGACATCTGAAATACATGATCTGGATGAAACCTTAAAGAGCAAAGTCAGCAACATGAATGAAAAAGTTAGCTGCTTGTGA